In the genome of Salinirussus salinus, one region contains:
- a CDS encoding oligopeptide/dipeptide ABC transporter ATP-binding protein, producing MTDGASGAGRDGDGDPLLAVEDLETHYPVTEGWLRREVGRVRAVDGVSFRVGRGEAFGLVGESGSGKTTLAHTLLGLEEPTAGEVRFDGQAVGERSGAALRTFRRRAQLVVQDPTDAFNPRMRVGEAVAEPLAVHGVDDADRRETIVADLLERVGLDPADAGQYPHEFSTGEQQRIAIARALVLDPDLLVLDEPTSALDGRTRTDILALLERVRRDFGVAMLVVSHDIDVVRQFCERVAVMYLGEFVERGPVDAVLAEPAHPYTRVLLDSVPSLDPAADPVARPLTETMPEPADPPDGCRFHTRCPAVIPPEDLDLPESLWRSLAAFRFSVAAGDLPAAEGPAPLRAAFDLPDPVPDGDVEAAVADALAALDREDGERDREAAADRLAEALPTVCAQAVPEEVEVEGRPVACHRYDPEMAGEPRPR from the coding sequence ATGACTGACGGCGCGAGCGGCGCCGGGCGCGACGGGGACGGCGACCCGCTGCTCGCCGTCGAGGACCTGGAGACCCACTACCCCGTCACCGAGGGCTGGCTCCGCCGCGAGGTCGGCCGGGTCCGGGCGGTCGACGGCGTGAGCTTCCGGGTCGGGCGCGGGGAAGCGTTCGGGCTGGTCGGCGAATCGGGGAGCGGCAAGACGACGCTCGCGCACACGCTGCTGGGTCTGGAGGAGCCCACCGCCGGCGAGGTCCGCTTCGACGGTCAGGCGGTCGGGGAGCGCTCGGGGGCGGCCCTGCGGACCTTCCGCCGGCGCGCCCAGCTGGTCGTCCAGGACCCCACCGACGCGTTCAACCCCCGGATGCGCGTCGGCGAGGCCGTCGCCGAGCCGCTCGCGGTCCACGGGGTCGACGACGCCGACCGCCGCGAGACCATCGTCGCGGACCTGCTCGAACGGGTCGGGCTCGACCCGGCGGACGCCGGCCAGTACCCCCACGAGTTCTCCACGGGCGAGCAACAGCGGATCGCCATCGCGCGGGCGCTCGTGCTCGACCCGGACCTGCTCGTGCTCGACGAGCCGACGAGCGCGCTGGACGGCCGCACCCGGACCGACATCCTCGCCCTGCTGGAGCGGGTCCGCCGGGACTTCGGCGTCGCGATGCTGGTCGTCAGCCACGACATCGACGTCGTCCGGCAGTTCTGCGAGCGGGTGGCGGTGATGTACCTCGGGGAGTTCGTCGAGAGAGGGCCCGTCGACGCCGTCCTCGCGGAGCCCGCCCACCCCTACACGCGGGTGCTGCTCGACTCCGTGCCCAGCCTGGACCCGGCGGCCGACCCGGTCGCGCGCCCGCTGACCGAGACGATGCCCGAGCCCGCCGACCCGCCCGACGGCTGTCGGTTCCACACCCGGTGTCCCGCGGTGATCCCCCCCGAGGACCTCGACCTCCCGGAGTCGCTGTGGCGCTCGCTCGCGGCGTTTCGCTTTTCGGTCGCGGCCGGCGACCTCCCCGCCGCGGAGGGGCCGGCACCGTTGCGGGCGGCCTTCGACCTTCCCGACCCGGTCCCCGACGGGGACGTCGAGGCGGCGGTCGCCGACGCGCTCGCCGCGCTCGACCGCGAGGACGGCGAGCGGGACCGCGAGGCCGCCGCGGACCGGCTGGCGGAGGCGCTCCCGACGGTCTGCGCGCAGGCCGTCCCCGAGGAGGTCGAGGTGGAGGGCCGGCCGGTCGCCTGTCACCGCTACGACCCGGAGATGGCCGGCGAGCCACGGCCGCGGTGA
- the aceB gene encoding malate synthase AceB: MSVDERIHDRKFVRSFFTTPTAVEGEEDTAKMLRQAAGLRGMEAPDVWVPDNEDATAPNMRDEGAQNIIDVLAEEGADFPGEVHPRVVWHRDSPETRYQGFQHMLEIADPANGAVENLDGFVIPEVGDIDDWKKADEFFTIVENEHGLEEGSLKMSVIIESGSAELAMGKLRDEIGKPTNNLQRMFLLVDGEVDYTKDMRAITPTGELPPWPELRHNTSRGASAAGLIAVDGPYDDIRDIEGYHERMTDNQAKGMLGIWSLTPGQVVEANKSPLPPAEGYWTIDADGREVELESEDGVEVYAGDRIELEELGDDRYELEVGGDEREVTGEQLQEELLDLVSYVPSMDDIVDSMEEFEAAKEAGKGAIAMTQAATVRVDGVEVEVSRDRMWDEATYQALQTPITLFQDVYENRPDQHDDLADLYGAEVVERATDVGQ; encoded by the coding sequence ATGAGTGTCGACGAGCGCATCCACGACCGGAAGTTCGTTCGGTCCTTCTTCACCACGCCGACCGCCGTCGAGGGCGAGGAGGACACCGCGAAGATGCTGCGACAGGCCGCCGGACTCCGGGGGATGGAGGCCCCGGACGTCTGGGTCCCGGACAACGAGGACGCCACCGCGCCCAACATGCGCGACGAGGGCGCACAGAATATCATCGACGTGCTCGCCGAGGAGGGCGCCGACTTCCCCGGCGAGGTCCACCCCCGCGTGGTCTGGCACCGCGACAGCCCCGAGACCCGCTACCAGGGCTTCCAGCACATGCTCGAGATCGCCGACCCCGCTAACGGGGCCGTCGAGAACCTCGACGGCTTCGTCATCCCCGAGGTCGGCGACATCGACGACTGGAAGAAGGCCGACGAGTTCTTCACCATCGTCGAGAACGAGCACGGCCTCGAGGAGGGCAGCCTGAAGATGTCGGTCATCATCGAGAGCGGCTCCGCCGAACTCGCGATGGGCAAACTGCGCGACGAGATCGGCAAGCCCACCAACAACCTCCAGCGGATGTTCCTGCTCGTCGACGGCGAGGTCGACTACACCAAGGACATGCGCGCCATCACCCCCACGGGCGAGCTCCCGCCGTGGCCGGAACTCCGCCACAACACCTCCCGGGGAGCCAGCGCCGCCGGCCTCATCGCCGTCGACGGCCCCTACGACGACATCCGCGACATCGAGGGCTACCACGAGCGGATGACCGACAACCAGGCCAAGGGGATGCTGGGCATCTGGTCGCTCACCCCGGGCCAGGTCGTCGAGGCCAACAAGTCGCCGCTCCCGCCCGCGGAGGGGTACTGGACCATCGACGCCGACGGCCGCGAGGTCGAACTGGAAAGCGAGGACGGCGTCGAGGTCTACGCCGGCGACCGGATCGAACTCGAGGAACTCGGCGATGACCGCTACGAACTCGAGGTCGGCGGCGACGAGCGCGAGGTCACCGGCGAACAGCTCCAGGAGGAGCTGCTCGACCTGGTCTCCTACGTCCCGAGCATGGACGACATCGTCGACTCGATGGAGGAGTTCGAGGCCGCCAAGGAGGCCGGCAAGGGCGCCATCGCGATGACCCAGGCCGCCACCGTCCGGGTCGACGGCGTCGAGGTCGAGGTCAGCCGCGACCGGATGTGGGACGAGGCCACCTACCAGGCGCTGCAGACCCCGATCACGCTGTTCCAGGACGTCTACGAGAACCGCCCCGACCAGCACGACGACCTCGCCGACCTGTACGGCGCGGAAGTCGTCGAGCGGGCGACCGACGTCGGGCAGTAA
- a CDS encoding DUF7344 domain-containing protein → MEERENGTGATKRGRAGGLGVRLALLADPDARPLVDELAGTRGESLSVRGLAERVAGPDGRTHEVDALRVKLHHVFLPKLAEMGAVHYDPEDGQVVYRGDDLLERCLSAIEAVDP, encoded by the coding sequence ATGGAAGAACGCGAAAACGGGACGGGGGCGACGAAGCGGGGCCGAGCCGGCGGGCTCGGGGTCCGGCTGGCCCTGCTCGCGGACCCGGACGCCCGGCCGCTGGTCGACGAACTGGCCGGCACCCGCGGGGAGTCGCTGTCGGTGCGCGGGCTGGCCGAGCGGGTCGCGGGCCCGGACGGACGCACCCACGAGGTCGACGCGCTGCGCGTGAAGCTTCATCACGTCTTCCTCCCCAAGCTGGCGGAGATGGGGGCGGTCCACTACGACCCGGAGGACGGCCAGGTAGTCTACCGCGGCGACGACCTGCTGGAGCGGTGTCTGTCGGCCATCGAGGCCGTCGACCCCTGA